The genomic region TTAAGCGGTCGAGCATCTTCTTGTAGTCCTCAACCCTTAGGTATATTGAATCAGTGATCCTCTGGACCAGTCCTTCCTGTGACATCAGCCTCAGGATGTCTTCGATCTCCCGGGGCTTCATCTTGAAGTATTCAGCCAACTCCTCCTTGCTGGGGGGCTGAAAACCCGCCTCTCTGAGAAGCCCGACGGTCTCCTCCCGGATCTCGACAAAGCGGTCCGTGACAGTTACCTGAAAGTCCTTATGCCTCACCGTATCCTTTACAATCACAAGTTCCTCCATAAGAGAAAGAACTCCCTGAAAGGCCTTCTGCTGGAGTCCGAACAACGATCTCAAAACCTCCTTTGACATCCCTGCCTTCAGGGGGTTGCTCCTGTGAAACCTCCCGACTGTGTCAAGCATCCTCTCTTTCAGTGACAGGAATATATCCCTGTGAATGAGGGTTTCATTATACTGAAAGACCTTTCCACTATCAATAAGGCCTTTAATTGCATCCCTTATCCGGCCGGTATCCTCATTAATCCATCCTTCAAGCTGTTGAGGCGATATACCCTTAAACCCATATTTCCTGATCTTCACGGCTATCATGTCGCCGAGCTTTCCATTCTGATAAATCTCCAGGTCCCCCAGTCCCTCCTTCTTTCTCCTTCTTTTTGCATATGCATCGAGGATAATCCCACCGCCAATCGTCTCCACAGGGGAAAGCCTCCTTATAACAAACCTGTCACCGGAGACGGCAAGTACAGGCTTAGCGAGTCTGATCTGGCAGAAGGAACTCTCCCCGCCCTTTAGTTCGTCACGGTCATAGAGAACAACCCTTCCGATAACCTCTGAGGTTGCAAGGTGGAAGTGAACACGGGATTTGTTCTTAAGGGTAGGTGCATTCCGAAGAACCTCAATCCTTGCATCAACGGCCCGGGTCAGCCTGAACCTGTCGGGAACAACAACCACATCTCCCCTTCCGAGGTCTTCTTTCTCGATGCCCTGAAGGTTAATGGCGACCCTCTGGCCGGCATAGGCGGTTTCTATAGCCTTGCCATGACTCTGGAGACCCCTCACCTTGCTCCTGAGCCCTTCGGGAAGCAGTTCCACAGTCTCTTCCAGGTGTATGCTCCCGGAAAGGGCCGTGCCTGTGACCACAGTACCGAAGCCTTTCAGCGTAAATACACGGTCTATGGGGAGACGAAAGAGACCGCCTGCGGATTTCGGTCTCACCTTAAGGGCAAGGGCATGTATCTTCTCCTTCAGGAGGTCTATGTTGTCACCCGTCTTTGAAGACAGAGGAACAATCTCCGCATCCTCAAGGAAGGTCCCCTTCACAAAGTCACGGGCAACATCTCTTACAAGTTCCAGCCAGTCATTCTCAACAATATCCGTCTTTGTTACGACAATGATACCGGACTTTATGCCAAGAAGGTTACATATTGCAAGGTGCTCCCTGCTCTGGGGCATTACTCCTTCATCAGCCGCTATTACAAGGAGAACTATATCAATCCCTCCGGCGCCTGCGAGCATATTCCTCACAAGCCTCTCATGTCCCGGAACATCAACAATACCAACGGTCAGGCCATCCTCATAGCGCAGATCGGCAAAACCGAGGTCTATGGTGATTCCCCTCGTCTTCTCTTCCTTAAGCCTGTCGGGGTCAATACCGGTAAGTGCCCGTACAAGGGCGCTCTTGCCGTGGTCGATATGTCCGGCAGTTCCTAAAATGATATTCTTCACAGGAAAATTCCCTCTGAATCTTGAAGATTTTGGTGCAGGTCAATCGTGATCTGATTTATATTATACTAAAAGATGAACAAGTTTTTTCTCACTACCGGGTTCACTCCCCGGGGAGACCAGCCAAAGGCGATTGTGGAACTGACGGAAGGTGTCCGGGGGGGGGCAAAACACCAGGTGCTCTTAGGCGTTACCGGTTCAGGAAAGACCTTCACCATCGCAAATGTCATAGCAAACCTTGAGAGGCCCGCCCTCGTAATCGCCCATAACAAGACACTTGCAGCCCAGCTCTATGGCGAATTCAGGGAGCTCTTTCCCAAAAATGCCGTGGAGTTCTTTGTCAGCTATTATGACTACTACCAGCCGGAGGCTTACATCCCCCAGTCCGATACCTACATAGAAAAGGATGCCATGATCAATGATGATATCGACAGGATGAGACACTCTGCCACAAGGGCGGTCCTTGAAAGGCGTGATACCGTTGTGGTCGCTTCCGTATCCTGTATCTATGGTATCGGTTCTCCCGAGGACTACATCTCAATGCACCTGATCCTGGAAGAGGGGATGAGGGCTGAACGGGATTCAGTTATCGGACGTCTTGTCGATATGCTCTATAGGCGATCGGATAAGGAGTTCAGGCGTGGCAATATAAGGGTAAGAGGAGATATCCTCGACATATACCCCTCCTTTTCGCTTGACAAGGGTATCAAGGTAGAGTTCTTTGGCGATGAGGTTGATGTTATTTATGAATTTGATCCCCTGACGGGCGAAAAATTACGGCGACTGACCAGGGTGTCCGTATATCCCAACAGCCACTGGGTAACCCCGGGTGACCGTATTGATCATGCAATCCGTTCTATCGAGGAGGAGCTTGACGAAAGAATAGCCTTTTTCCGCAGGGAAGGCAAGGCGTTTGAGGCACAGAGAATCGAACAGAGGACAAGGTTTGATCTTGAAATGCTGAAGGAATTCGGGTTCTGCCAGGGCATTGAAAACTACTCGAGGCATCTAAGCAACCGTGCCCCCGGTGAACCTCCCTACACCCTCATCGATTACTTCCCGGAAGAGTTCCTTATCGTGATCGACGAGTCTCATGTAATGGTCCCCCAGATCAGGGGAATGTACGCAGGAGACCGCTCCCGGAAACAGACGCTTATCGATTACGGATTCCGTCTTCCCTCCGCACTTGATAACAGGCCTCTCAGGTTTGATGAATTTGAGGAACGGGTCAATCAGGTAATATATGTCTCTGCCACTCCCGGCGGTTATGAGCTGGAAAAGTCAGAGGGCAGGACAGTGGAACAGATAATCAGGCCTACCGGACTCATTGACCCTGAAATGCTTATACGTCCTGTTTCAGGACAGGTTGAAGACCTCCTGGAAGAGATCAGGAAGAGGGTCTCCCGGAATGAACGCGTTCTTGTAACGACACTGACAAAAAAGATGGCGGAAGATCTGACCGCCTACTATACCGACATCGGTATTAACACCCGCTATCTGCACTCCGGTATAGATACCCTTGAAAGGGTAGAGATCATCAGGGACCTGAGGCTCGGAAAATTCGATGTCCTGATCGGTGTAAACCTGCTCAGGGAGGGACTCGACCTGCCGGAGGTATCGTTGGTAGCCGTCCTTGACGCAGACAAGGAGGGATTTCTCCGCTCTGAAAGGGCGCTGATTCAGACCTCGGGCAGGGCTGCGAGAAATGTAAACGGCCAGGTAATACTGTACGCGGATATCTTAACAAATTCGATAAAACGTGCAGTTGAAGAGACCGGCCGGAGGAGACATATACAGCAGGAATACAACAGACGGATGGGGATCACCCCGGAAACGGTAAAGAGCAATATAAAGGACATACTCAGCTCAATATACGAGGGCGACTACTGGACGGTCCCTACTGCAGAGGAACCTGCTGAGGAATACTCTATCGGCTCCGATATGATTTCCGAACTTGAAAGGCAGATGAGAGAGGCTGCACAGGGACTCGAGTTTGAAAAGGCCGCTGCCTTAAGAGACCGGATCAAGAGGCTCAGGGAAAGGGTTTTAGAAATCGGATAGCAGTTTGTTTTTCTCTTTTAACTGTTCCGTCAGCACATCTTTCATGAGCGTGCAAGCCTGGATAACCTTCTCGTTGGCTATACTGTAGTATATATTCACCCCCTCCCGCCTTGCCTTGAGGATCCCCTTGTGCCTCATCACGGCAAGATGCTGGGATACATTGGCCTTTGGTACACCGAGGATCTCAACGAGTTCACCAACGCTCTTCTCCCCGTCCTTTAAAACGCCTATTATCTCGAGCCTCTTTGGACTTGCAAGGGTCTTGCATACCTCAGCCTGGAGTTCATAGAGTGCCTTCTCGTTCTGCTGCATAGATGCTATTTTATAGACATGCCGTTACTTATGTCAATTTTAGAGAGATTTACAGTTCATTCAGTATTTCATGCACAGCACATTTTATGACATCCGACCTCAGATAACCCGACAACTCCTCCCACTCTTCGGGCCGTCTTATGGTCACGGTTATTCTCAATTCCCTGTTCTCAAGTGTCCTGTCCCATCCAATCACCACCCCCTCCGGGAGTGATAGCCCCGCTACGGTCTCTTCGATCCTCCCGTTCACACGGGTGAGTGTGGGGAACCGTTTCTTCCTTAAAAAGGCCCTGAGTGCCTCAGTCCTCCCCCTTGAAGCCATTCGTGAAGAGAATATCTCCTTTATCTCAGCGGCGGCCAGGAACTCATCGAGGCTCATCCCGGAGGCCCTCAGATAATCTTTCAGATTGGATGCAATCTCGTCCAGGGTTGAGGCGCTGAGCTGTATCTCATTCTTCCAGGCCATGATCCGTTCAAGTATTTCGGAAGGGTAGGTTGCCAGATTGAGGACCTGCTTCAGGGAATAGCGCTTCTCATGACAGAACCTCCTTAGTTCTCCGGGCAGGCAGGCAATCCTTTCCACCTCTTGCAGAAATGACCTGTGGGGCCTGAAGCCAAGGGGCATACAGAGGTTTTCGAAGATCCACTCATCGGGAATCTTCACTGTCGTGGCAAAGTGTATAAACCCCGCACCATTCATCACGCTTGATAGAATATCCCCTCTCCTTTCCAGAAAGATGAGGTTTACGACCTCCTCTAAGGGTGTATCCTCAGGCAGTATCCTCGCCTGGACAACAGCCTTGCCGGCCTCCCTCAGGATCTCCAGCCTCTTCCGCCCGTCTATCAGGTGGAGTATACCCTCACTGTTCCTGAACAGGGTTACCGGGGAGATAATGCCGAGTTTCCTTACAGCGTGTTTAAGGTTTGGAGGATAAT from bacterium BMS3Abin08 harbors:
- the selB gene encoding selenocysteine-specific elongation factor encodes the protein MKNIILGTAGHIDHGKSALVRALTGIDPDRLKEEKTRGITIDLGFADLRYEDGLTVGIVDVPGHERLVRNMLAGAGGIDIVLLVIAADEGVMPQSREHLAICNLLGIKSGIIVVTKTDIVENDWLELVRDVARDFVKGTFLEDAEIVPLSSKTGDNIDLLKEKIHALALKVRPKSAGGLFRLPIDRVFTLKGFGTVVTGTALSGSIHLEETVELLPEGLRSKVRGLQSHGKAIETAYAGQRVAINLQGIEKEDLGRGDVVVVPDRFRLTRAVDARIEVLRNAPTLKNKSRVHFHLATSEVIGRVVLYDRDELKGGESSFCQIRLAKPVLAVSGDRFVIRRLSPVETIGGGIILDAYAKRRRKKEGLGDLEIYQNGKLGDMIAVKIRKYGFKGISPQQLEGWINEDTGRIRDAIKGLIDSGKVFQYNETLIHRDIFLSLKERMLDTVGRFHRSNPLKAGMSKEVLRSLFGLQQKAFQGVLSLMEELVIVKDTVRHKDFQVTVTDRFVEIREETVGLLREAGFQPPSKEELAEYFKMKPREIEDILRLMSQEGLVQRITDSIYLRVEDYKKMLDRLREFFGGKDSMTVGEFRDLIGTTRKYALPFLEHLDSNKITMRVGDVRKPHPSFMNK
- the uvrB gene encoding UvrABC system protein B → MNKFFLTTGFTPRGDQPKAIVELTEGVRGGAKHQVLLGVTGSGKTFTIANVIANLERPALVIAHNKTLAAQLYGEFRELFPKNAVEFFVSYYDYYQPEAYIPQSDTYIEKDAMINDDIDRMRHSATRAVLERRDTVVVASVSCIYGIGSPEDYISMHLILEEGMRAERDSVIGRLVDMLYRRSDKEFRRGNIRVRGDILDIYPSFSLDKGIKVEFFGDEVDVIYEFDPLTGEKLRRLTRVSVYPNSHWVTPGDRIDHAIRSIEEELDERIAFFRREGKAFEAQRIEQRTRFDLEMLKEFGFCQGIENYSRHLSNRAPGEPPYTLIDYFPEEFLIVIDESHVMVPQIRGMYAGDRSRKQTLIDYGFRLPSALDNRPLRFDEFEERVNQVIYVSATPGGYELEKSEGRTVEQIIRPTGLIDPEMLIRPVSGQVEDLLEEIRKRVSRNERVLVTTLTKKMAEDLTAYYTDIGINTRYLHSGIDTLERVEIIRDLRLGKFDVLIGVNLLREGLDLPEVSLVAVLDADKEGFLRSERALIQTSGRAARNVNGQVILYADILTNSIKRAVEETGRRRHIQQEYNRRMGITPETVKSNIKDILSSIYEGDYWTVPTAEEPAEEYSIGSDMISELERQMREAAQGLEFEKAAALRDRIKRLRERVLEIG
- a CDS encoding putative HTH-type transcriptional regulator/MT0088, which codes for MQQNEKALYELQAEVCKTLASPKRLEIIGVLKDGEKSVGELVEILGVPKANVSQHLAVMRHKGILKARREGVNIYYSIANEKVIQACTLMKDVLTEQLKEKNKLLSDF